One Candidatus Schekmanbacteria bacterium DNA segment encodes these proteins:
- the flgG gene encoding flagellar basal-body rod protein FlgG, with amino-acid sequence MIRALWTAASGMEAQQLNIDVIANNLANVNTVGFKRSRADFQDLLYQTLKLPGTSSSATSEVPTGEQIGLGVKPVAIQKLFLQGDYQQTQNDLDVAIEGDGFFQVLQPNGEIAYTRAGSFKKDSEGKIVTSDGYAVEPAVTIPTDATSITIGSDGTVSVVQAGSTASNIVGKIELAKFANSGGLNSIGRSLFLPTTSSGDAVTGTPGETGYGTLSQGYLEMSNVNVVDEMVNMIVAQRAYETNSKAIQAADDMLSQANNIRR; translated from the coding sequence ATGATAAGAGCTTTATGGACAGCAGCATCTGGAATGGAAGCTCAGCAATTAAATATAGATGTTATTGCTAACAATCTTGCTAATGTTAATACAGTGGGTTTTAAGCGTAGCAGAGCTGATTTTCAAGATCTTCTTTATCAAACTTTAAAGTTGCCTGGGACGTCATCATCGGCTACTAGTGAAGTACCAACTGGTGAGCAGATAGGATTAGGCGTAAAACCAGTAGCTATTCAGAAACTTTTTCTTCAGGGAGATTACCAGCAGACTCAAAATGATCTTGACGTTGCTATTGAAGGCGATGGTTTTTTCCAAGTTTTACAACCAAATGGTGAAATCGCTTATACAAGAGCTGGTTCTTTTAAAAAAGATAGTGAAGGGAAAATAGTCACCTCTGATGGGTATGCTGTAGAGCCAGCAGTAACCATACCAACAGATGCAACATCTATAACTATTGGAAGTGATGGAACTGTCTCAGTTGTACAGGCTGGGTCAACTGCGTCAAATATAGTAGGAAAAATTGAATTGGCAAAATTTGCTAACTCTGGAGGGTTAAATAGTATAGGTAGAAGTTTGTTCTTGCCAACTACTTCTTCAGGGGATGCAGTAACCGGTACACCTGGTGAAACTGGTTATGGTACTCTATCTCAGGGATATTTGGAGATGTCTAATGTTAATGTAGTTGATGAAATGGTTAACATGATAGTTGCTCAAAGAGCATATGAAACTAACTCGAAAGCTATTCAAGCAGCTGATGATATGTTGTCACAGGCTAATAATATTAGAAGATAA